A region of Dermochelys coriacea isolate rDerCor1 chromosome 1, rDerCor1.pri.v4, whole genome shotgun sequence DNA encodes the following proteins:
- the EIF2S3 gene encoding eukaryotic translation initiation factor 2 subunit 3, whose protein sequence is MAGDEAGVTLGQPHLSRQDLATLNVTKLTPLSPEVISRQATINIGTIGHVAHGKSTVVKAISGVHTVRFKNELERNITIKLGYANAKIYKLDDPSCSRPECYRSCGSSTPDEFPTDIPGTKGNFKLIRHVSFVDCPGHDILMATMLNGAAVMDAALLLIAGNESCPQPQTSEHLAAIEIMKLKHILILQNKIDLVKESQAKEQYEQILAFVQGTVAEGAPIIPISAQLKYNIEVVCEYIVKKIPVPLRDFTSEPRLIVIRSFDVNKPGCEVDDLKGGVAGGSILKGVLKVGQELEVRPGIVSKDSEGKLMCKPIFSKIVSLFAEHNDLQYAAPGGLIGVGTKIDPTLCRADRMVGQVLGAVGALPEIFTELEISYFLLRRLLGVRTEGDKKAAKVQKLSKNEVLMVNIGSLSTGGRVSAVKADLGKIVLTNPVCTEVGEKIALSRRVEKHWRLIGWGQIRRGVTIKPTVDDD, encoded by the exons ATGGCGGGGGACGAGGCGGGAGTGACTCTGGGGCAGCCGCACCTCTCCCGGCAGGACCTGGCCACCCTG AATGTTACCAAGCTGACGCCTCTCTCACCAGAAGTCATCAGCCGTCAAGCTACAATTAATATAG gcACAATTGGTCATGTGGCCCATGGAAAGTCAACAGTAGTAAAAGCTATTTCTGGAGTTCACACTGTTAGATTCAAAAATGAACTGGAAAGAAATATCACTATCAAGCTGGGTTATGCCAATGCTAAG ATTTACAAACTTGATGACCCCAGTTGCTCCCGACCAGAGTGTTACCGGTCCTGTGGAAGTAGTACACCAGATGAGTTCCCTACAGATATTCCTGGGACCAAAGGAAATTTTAAACTAATCAG GCATGTCTCTTTTGTCGATTGTCCGGGCCACGATATCTTAATGGCTACTATGCTGAACGGTGCGGCAGTTATGGATGCAGCGCTGCTTTTGATAG ctggTAATGAGTCATGCCCTCAGCCCCAGACCTCTGAACATCTAGCTGCTATAGAAATCATGAAATTGAAACACATTCTAATTCTACAGAATAAGATTGACTTGGTAAAGGAGAGCCAGGCTAAAGAACAATATGAACAGATTCTTGCATTTGTACAAG GTACTGTTGCAGAAGGAGCTCCTATTATTCCAATCTCAGCACAACTGAAATACAACATTGAGGTGGTTTGTGAGTATATAGTAAAGAAAATTCCAGTCCCATTGCGAGACTTCACATCAGAACCAAGACTTATTG TAATTAGATCTTTTGATGTCAACAAGCCTGGATGTGAAGTAGATGACCTTAAGGGTGGTGTAGCTGGCGGTAGTATTCTAAAAGGTGTATTAAAG GTAGGCCAGGAACTTGAAGTCAGACCTGGTATTGTATCCAAGGACAGTGAAGGAAAACTCATGTGCAAGccaattttttccaaaattgtatCACTTTTTGCAGAACACAATGATCTACAGTATGCTGCTCCTGGAGGCCTAATCG GTGTTGGCACTAAAATTGACCCAACTTTATGTCGAGCTGACCGAATGGTGGGGCAGGTTCTTGGTGCAGTTGGAGCACTCCCTGAAATATTCACAGAGCTGGAAATTTCCTATTTCCTGCTTAGGCGACTGCTAGGTGTGCGCACTGAGGGAGACAAGAAAGCTGCAAAG gtgCAAAAACTATCTAAGAATGAAGTTTTAATGGTAAATATAGGATCCTTGTCTACTGGAGGAAGAGTTAGCGCAGTGAAGGCTGATTTGGGCAAGATAGTGCTAACTAACCCTGTGTGCACAGAAGTAGGAGAAAAAATTGCCCTTAGTCGAagagttgagaaacactggcg tttaatcGGCTGGGGTCAAATAAGAAGAGGAGTGACAATCAAGCCAACAGTTGATGATGATTGA